CAGTAGGGACAGTccagaaaagcagtttttctcacagaaatcagagccatccctcctcttcccatctTCTCCTTAGTTtaacaggcgaggggggaaaaTCTTTCATTCTGCATGGCTAAATGTCCTTGTAAAGTGTTGGTCTTGAACTCACCTGCCTCCTCTGCGTGTTCTGAGAAAATCAAACCTCTGCCCATGTGTACTGCAACCAAAGGGAGTCACTACTGACGGCTGCGGCTGGCTATGTCCCATGCTCTTCAGCAGCTTCTAGTAAGGAATCTCCAAAATGAGAAGCCCATATATTGGTAGataggggaaaaaacagaataaaccaCTGGTTTCCAGACATTTTTGATCAGTAAAAAAATTCTGAGCATGCACcccaatatatgtatatttacttATGAATTATTTACATGTACTATTGTACTGAtatgtacattataaaacatacacaaaaaaaaacctaaaaaggAATGAGATAAGGATGAAATAagcactactttaaaaaaatatatatattttattgtaCTTATTAGTGGtgcaaaaagtattttcttcccaCAGCCCGATGGGTTGTCTTGCACAcccactttggagaccactgGTATAAGCCACTGGTCGGGAGCAGAGCTGGTTATCTGGGTCCTGCCTGAAAACTGCAGGAGCTGTGTCACTGTATTGGGGCTGAATGGGAGGAcaataaaattcagaaaacttTAATTGGGTCCGTAAATAGAGGCTGTCTGCGCCCTGGCTGGGAACCGCTGGAGGCAGCTGGGTAAATCTGAGCAAAGCTTTTGTTAGGGGAATGTTAATGTTTGGTTAAATGTCTTTAATTGGAATGGAAAAACACGTGAACAGCTTTTGAGTTTCACTCCTTAGTCACAGGTGGAGGGGGTATTGAGATGTCAggactttttcttctaatatGAGGTGGACAAATAGTGGGGTGGGAAATGGAGGTACAGCATGGCGATGGGATTTCTGAGCATCAGTGCTGGGAGCAACCCCCAGCTCTTTCGTGTTGATGCAGTTACTTAGTGTTGGGCCAAAACATGCCTTTGTGTGTAAAGTTATCATCTAAAAATTGTATCAAAAGATGGATTATTGTGAAATATTGATACCTAATAGTATTTTACACATTAGACATCTGTGAACAACTTTGTGTATGTCCATGGCTATCCTTTTGTCATGGATGAAGGAATAAATGTAAGTGGAAATTTGTATCAGGAATATGCAAAATGGATCTGGGAGTTGCTTAAAACTAAACTTGCTGTGAATCTGTTTCCTGGAAGTTGTAAACAGCTAAAGTTCAGCCATACTGGAGTAATGCATTTACCAGAAAgtcattaaatatttctgttgtgaaaaaGTCCCCTCATTCCTGCCTAACTATAAGTGAAGTTCtcataaataattcattttagatGGTGACTGAGCATGGTAGTAGTCAACGCTCATGGCTCTGTGAAAAAGATACAATCTTGAGAAGAGGAGGTTTCTGTCTGTGATTAAGTTTAGCTTTTGCAGTGCATTTCATGGTCAGAGCACAGACTCTGCTGCCTCCTGAGTGACTCCGGGAGAGCAGTGCAGGGAAACTTgttacattgcttttttttatctGGCTGCTCTCATACAGACGGCTTTTGTCAGGGGTTACCTCTTGTCTCCTTTCCCAGCCTTGCGGTCGACAACAATCAAGTTCTCAAAACACCTTATTTGCTTCTGTTAATAAATTAGGTTTTAACTATGCTCTTGCCTCGGGTGCTTTACTGCAAGCCAGATTTCAGAGGCTTGGGCAACAAATTTCTTCTTGATGTATTCCTGCCCAGCGGTGCCTACTTCTCACCACCGTTGGCAGAAATCATGGCACAGGCACCATGTCCTGCAGCTTTGCGTTTTTCTCCTCCAGAGCCTGTGGTCCTGGACTGGGTGCTTGTCTCTGACAAAAGACAGCATCTTCCCATTTCTGCAAAGCAAGCAGGCAATAATCCTACTGATGTGATGAAATTACTTGTGGGATTATGGGAGGGGAAGGGGTTGTATGAATGCAGCTTGCCGTGATATCATCCCTGAGATGGAGTTGTGCATGTGCCTTTTCCATTGAGGTTGTAAGTGGAGAGTGCCCTTAAAACATAAAAGCAGGTGGGGGGGAAAAATCTCACTTGTTCAGGGGAAAAATATAGGTCAACAGATACATTCACGTAGACAAGGCTAACGCTGGGTTCACGGATTGTTGTGATTTGTTTAGCACAGGCTTTGGGTTGTCATGTGCGTGGACAGTGCCATCGCTGTCAATTCAGGgtgttcctctgctgctgtgtgccCACAAATGCAGATACTGGTCTTTTATCATCACCCAAGaatatttgttttaccttccAGGTCTCGCAAAGCTTTTAAACGTGATCTCTTTGCAGGATGTGATCGGCGGAGCGCTGATTTCAGCTGTGCTGCTCGTGCTCTTGTATCCTGCGTGGGACATGATAGATCACTTGCTGTTAACTAGTCCTTTCTGTCCACTGCTTTCCATAGTTGTGCCACTTGTCTTATGTTACAACTACCCCAAACTAGACTATTACAGCCCTACCAGGGCAGACACCACTACTATCttaggagcaggagctggagcaacTGTGGGATTTTGGTTAAATAACCAGTATGCTGCACCAGCCTACACTGGCAAAAATTTTCAGCTTGTATTTCCTCTGATCACCAGTAAAATAGTGGTGGTCGTGCTAGCCAGGTTTTTCGTAGGGATATTTGTTGTTCTGCTGACACGCCAGCTCATGAAGAATGTGGTCCTTGGCATGCTGGGTTATCGGTACAAGTTTCCCATTGGTGACCTGGAAGCCCGGAGACGACTGGAAGTCGAAGTGCCATATAAATTTATAACGTACTCCTCAGTTGGCTTCAGTGCTACCGTGATTGTGCCACTGCTGCACAAGCTGTTAGGATTGATGTGAGCGTAGTGCCTTCCTTACAAAGTAATGTATGGCACCACCATTTCAGAGATGCGATAAGTCAAGCAAGGCTGGTAACTTGACCAGAAAGTGTTTTGTGCCTTTCTGcactggtgtggtgggttgaccctgactggacgccaggtgtccaccaaagccgctctatcactccccttcctcagcgggacaggggagagaaaatataacaaaaagctcatgggtcgagacaaggacagggagagatcactcgccagttACCGTCaggggcaaaccagactcaacttggggaaattaatttaatttattaccaatcaaaccagagtagggtaatgagaaataaaaccaaatcttaaaaacaccttccccttcaccccttccttcttcccaggctcaacttcactcccaattttctctacccgccccccccgcagtggtgcagggggacagggagtgggggttacgatcagttcgtcacacgttgtctctgctgcttcatcctcctcaggggcaggactcctcacgctcttcgcctgctccagcatggggtccctcccacgggagacagtcctccctgaacttctccaacgtgggtccttcccacgggctgcagttcttcacgaactgctccagtgagggtcctttccatggggtgcagtccttcaggagcacactgctccagcgtgggtcccccacggggtcacaagtcctgccagaaaatctgctccagcgtgggctcctctctccacggggccccaggtcctgccaggagcctcctccagcacgggcttcccacggggtcacagcctctttcgggcatccccctgctccggcgtggggtcctccatgggctgcaggtggatatctgctcctccgtggacctccctgggctgcagggggacagcctgcctcaccatggtcttcaccacaggctgcaggggaatctctgctccggcgcctggagcacctcctccccctccttcttcactgacctggggatttgcagggttgtttctctcacatgttctcactcctctctccagctgccatttctgtgcctgctgcaacttttttgcccttcttaaatctgttattccAGAGGTTctgccaccattgctgatgggcttagccttggccagcagcgggtccgtcttggagctggctgtcATTGGCTCTGTTTGACACAGGGaaagcttctagtagcttctcacagaagccacccctgtagacccctgctaccaaaaccttgctatgcaaacccaatacaactggCCTAAAATACCTGATTTGGAAGAGTCATGGGAATTGCTGTACACAAATAACTTTGGGTTAGAAATCACTGACCCCACTGTGTCCCATAATTAGAGACCCCTGGCCCAGATGACTAAAGATGACAAGCACAGAGTACAAAGCCCAAAtccctgctggagcagcagcagcagctggtttgCCATGGGGTCAGGGGTGCCAGGAAGCATGGCTGTGTCTGTGGAACACCAGGCCCGTGGCTCCGTGGGCTGCAAAATGGCCTACTTGGCCATGGGGTTGCTCCTGCTGAAGCAGGACAGCAAGCCAAAGAAGGCCTTGCGTTTGGGGCATGGGGGACCGAGcagctggtggggtgggggaagagacaACCAGCCAAGAACAAAGCACCATCCTTGGGGCATGCAGAGCTCTGTCTGTGCCCCGCTGTCCCCTGGGGACTGGGGGCGAAGGAAGAGTGGCTGAAGATGGGAAGGTGATGTGGAGGCAGAGGCTCTTCAAGTGCTGGCACCTTTGCGCTGTTGGGCTTTGGTGGAGCATCCTGCTGGTCAAGACGGCAGGTTTCTTCAGCAACAAGCATTGGCAGAGATCAGAGATGGTCATGCTTGGATACAGCTGAGTATTTCCCTAAAGAAATCTGATAATCGTTGTACTTGTCGCTTGTCATAGTGTCTTCTGATGGCACTGCCAGACCTGGTGAGTTCTGTGTGTATGGTCTTATGCACTGCaattcctcaaaaaaacccaacaaaccaaacaaaaaagtaaaacagaagaaagaaaaaatccaacacaaaacattttaagtgATATGTAACAAATTTATCTTGGATATTGATAAGAAAGCCTCCACTAAAGAACCTTTGCCTACGTACAACCGAGCAGAATTGTTACCACAATCTTGAGGCTTGTGTTCAAACTGTTTAACTCTGATTTAGCTTCCCTGTCTAGGGGCTGGGACAAAGTCCTTCCTATCATGCAGGAGTGACAAGTAGTGTCCTTAAACTGCATTGTGGAAGGAGCTGAGTGGGGACTCCAGTGACTACAACGTGTGGCGATGATAAGATGCCATCATTTTCTGGTGCTGCACAGCATTACAGTTGGTCTTCCATGCATCTCGCAATACCGTGTGTACACTCGTGGAGTAGCAGTTGAGGAGTGTTCATAGGAGGGTCACTATAACTCAggctgcttattttaaaaatatatatatcagcTGTTGGACAACGAGCTGTTGAGAAATACAGTGGTGAATGTGGTCTGCTTGGCTAGAAAAATGTAACACGCTATGACCACGGAGCTTCAGGCATGGCCCCTGTGCCTTTCCTGGCAGAATATGCAGTGAAAGCCAGCTTTTTAACCATGTACGCTTGTCTTCTTGGCTTcaagaaaaattaacttgaaGAATGTAGAGGTTCTTTGCCATCAATTGACTGCTTGGATAAATATAACCAAGTTCCAAAAACATAGCTGGGAGT
The Harpia harpyja isolate bHarHar1 chromosome 12, bHarHar1 primary haplotype, whole genome shotgun sequence genome window above contains:
- the SGPP2 gene encoding sphingosine-1-phosphate phosphatase 2 isoform X2 translates to MIIIWSIVMYIGQVSKDILKWPRPLSPPVVKLEMRTDAEYGMPSTHAMAATAISFSFLIATMNQYKYPFELGLVAAFVFSTLVCLSRLYTGMHTVLDVIGGALISAVLLVLLYPAWDMIDHLLLTSPFCPLLSIVVPLVLCYNYPKLDYYSPTRADTTTILGAGAGATVGFWLNNQYAAPAYTGKNFQLVFPLITSKIVVVVLARFFVGIFVVLLTRQLMKNVVLGMLGYRYKFPIGDLEARRRLEVEVPYKFITYSSVGFSATVIVPLLHKLLGLM